In Bifidobacterium sp. ESL0775, the following are encoded in one genomic region:
- the dapF gene encoding diaminopimelate epimerase, with translation MSLPQFVYKGHGTGNDFVIYIDRDGGFEPSADEVRHVCDRHFGIGADGLIRLTKPEYVSDLSTEQIAQCRDDGAEWFMDYRNADGSLAEMCGNGTRVTTLIAQRAGLAAGPGGAPFKLGTRAGVKTLRSLGALEPYGQDVFQVSLGAGKVGDLDTYKVTIPGTFGEAMGTFVDMGNPHVVSVLEDGKATLPAVEDLNLIVKPVVSPAIETDQNAEFVRIDSCDQNANFGRATMRVNERGCGETLSCGTGLGATAVTLRAKTGVSRWDITIRGGLVRVDVSDDDVKLTGAAVIVAKVELL, from the coding sequence ATGAGTCTTCCGCAATTCGTTTATAAAGGGCACGGGACCGGCAACGATTTTGTCATTTACATCGACCGGGACGGCGGGTTCGAGCCGAGCGCCGACGAGGTCCGCCATGTCTGCGACCGGCATTTCGGCATCGGCGCCGACGGATTGATACGGTTGACCAAGCCGGAGTATGTCAGCGACCTTTCGACCGAGCAGATTGCGCAATGCCGGGATGACGGGGCTGAATGGTTCATGGATTACCGCAACGCCGACGGGTCGCTCGCCGAGATGTGCGGCAACGGCACGCGTGTCACCACGCTTATCGCCCAACGCGCCGGCTTAGCGGCTGGTCCGGGTGGCGCGCCTTTCAAGCTGGGCACGCGGGCCGGGGTCAAGACGTTGCGCTCGCTGGGGGCGCTCGAGCCTTACGGCCAGGACGTGTTCCAAGTGAGCTTGGGGGCCGGCAAAGTCGGGGATTTGGACACTTATAAGGTCACCATTCCTGGCACTTTCGGCGAGGCCATGGGCACGTTCGTTGACATGGGCAATCCGCATGTCGTCTCCGTCCTTGAGGATGGCAAGGCCACGCTGCCCGCTGTCGAGGATCTGAATCTCATCGTCAAGCCGGTCGTGAGCCCGGCAATCGAAACCGACCAGAACGCTGAATTCGTGCGCATCGATTCATGCGACCAAAACGCGAATTTCGGCCGTGCCACCATGCGCGTCAACGAACGCGGGTGCGGTGAGACGCTTTCCTGCGGCACGGGCCTGGGAGCCACGGCGGTGACGTTGCGGGCCAAGACGGGCGTGAGCCGTTGGGACATCACCATTCGTGGTGGCCTAGTGCGCGTCGATGTCAGCGATGACGATGTGAAGCTGACCGGCGCTGCCGTCATCGTGGCGAAAGTGGAGTTGCTATAA
- a CDS encoding ATP-dependent helicase yields MRDAQTMLEGLDDAQRAAATALEGPVRIIAGAGAGKTRTVTRRIAYGCAKGEWDASRALAVTFSVKAADEMKQRLAKLGVGDKVTAATFHSAALHQLRRVWYDVSVAPFPHVVEDTQEIMARALKRATGSDQYDGIARRNLLAEINWAKVSLVAPEDYARVCAATHRVPPAELDPRRFTDVYTAYEQEKTSRGEMDFNDILLLDCHVLEAFEEQAAQIRQSVGWLTVDEYQDVSPLQHRLMDLWLGDGNRNVCVVGDPAQTIYSFAGASSYDLLNFAGEFGKLSADVNLNTDYRSAPQVVSMANRVLAVAPDREQYLRLVSARDKSEGMRVVKTAYESDELEAQGVAKRIAQFIAEGAKPSQCAVLTRLNAQQQVVCKALKALGIPYRTRRDASGQDTVLPDNNESRREALEVLASRREPGVTISSIHAAKGLEFKHVFIVGCSEGLLPYGSPAPGDALEEERRLFYVAVTRAEDSLHLSYARSKDGASAFSRAPSRFW; encoded by the coding sequence ATCCGCGATGCGCAAACAATGCTTGAGGGGCTGGACGACGCCCAACGTGCCGCCGCCACAGCCCTCGAGGGGCCCGTGCGCATCATCGCGGGCGCCGGTGCCGGCAAGACACGCACCGTCACGCGCCGCATCGCCTACGGCTGCGCCAAAGGGGAGTGGGACGCCAGCCGCGCGCTCGCCGTCACCTTTTCGGTGAAGGCCGCCGACGAGATGAAACAGCGTCTGGCCAAGCTTGGGGTGGGGGACAAGGTCACCGCCGCCACCTTCCATTCCGCCGCGTTGCACCAGTTGCGCCGTGTTTGGTATGACGTGAGCGTTGCCCCTTTCCCGCATGTCGTCGAGGACACGCAGGAGATCATGGCGCGGGCGCTGAAACGCGCCACCGGCTCCGACCAATATGACGGCATCGCCAGACGCAATTTGTTGGCCGAAATCAACTGGGCCAAGGTCTCGCTGGTCGCTCCAGAAGATTATGCGCGTGTCTGCGCGGCCACCCATCGCGTGCCGCCCGCCGAGCTTGATCCGCGGCGTTTCACCGACGTCTACACCGCCTACGAGCAGGAGAAGACCTCACGTGGCGAGATGGATTTCAACGACATCCTGCTTTTGGACTGCCATGTGCTCGAGGCGTTCGAGGAGCAAGCCGCGCAGATCCGCCAGTCCGTCGGCTGGCTCACCGTCGACGAATACCAGGATGTCTCGCCGCTCCAGCACCGTCTGATGGATCTCTGGCTGGGCGACGGCAACCGCAACGTGTGCGTGGTGGGCGATCCGGCGCAGACGATCTATTCGTTCGCGGGCGCTTCCAGCTATGATCTGCTCAATTTCGCGGGGGAGTTCGGCAAGCTGAGCGCCGACGTCAATCTCAACACCGATTACCGTTCCGCGCCGCAGGTCGTATCAATGGCCAACCGCGTGCTTGCCGTCGCGCCCGACCGCGAGCAATACCTGCGTCTGGTCTCCGCGCGGGACAAAAGCGAAGGCATGCGCGTGGTCAAAACCGCCTACGAAAGCGACGAGCTGGAGGCGCAGGGCGTGGCCAAGCGCATCGCCCAGTTCATCGCCGAAGGCGCCAAGCCCTCGCAATGCGCGGTACTCACGCGGCTCAACGCCCAGCAGCAGGTGGTCTGCAAGGCCTTGAAAGCGCTGGGGATCCCCTATCGCACCCGCCGCGACGCCAGCGGGCAGGACACGGTCTTGCCTGATAACAATGAAAGCCGTCGGGAGGCGCTGGAGGTCCTCGCCAGCAGGCGCGAGCCCGGCGTCACCATCTCCTCGATCCACGCCGCCAAGGGCCTGGAATTCAAGCACGTCTTCATCGTCGGATGCTCGGAAGGGCTTCTGCCGTATGGTTCTCCGGCCCCTGGCGACGCGTTGGAGGAGGAGCGCCGCCTCTTCTACGTGGCCGTCACCCGCGCTGAGGACTCGCTGCACCTCTCTTACGCGCGTAGCAAGGATGGCGCCTCGGCTTTCTCCCGCGCCCCGAGCCGCTTCTGGTAG
- a CDS encoding patatin family protein translates to MMRTALIDVGGGFRSVYGAGVMDRLLDKGITFDKCYGVSAGSANMISYISGQRGRTHKFYTEYAFRPEYASANNFIKLHNYANLDYIYGTLSNSDGEYPVDYPAFAASPTEFTVVACDARNGYARYFDKSDVHQDNYDVMKASSAVPVACEPYVVDGIPYFDGGIADPIPVQLAADEGYDRIVLILTHQRDFVREGKKDAAPAALLKRSYPAAAERLKNRYRTYNEEMEVAEKLAADGQVLILAPDDLCGLDTLSKNPEGLEEMYQKGLDAAEAVPEFLAN, encoded by the coding sequence ATGATGAGAACCGCTTTGATTGATGTCGGTGGGGGCTTCCGTTCCGTTTACGGAGCGGGCGTGATGGACCGGCTCTTGGATAAAGGTATTACATTCGACAAGTGCTACGGCGTCTCCGCAGGCAGCGCGAACATGATCTCCTACATCTCCGGCCAGCGCGGGCGCACCCACAAGTTCTATACCGAATACGCCTTCCGCCCAGAATACGCGAGCGCCAACAACTTCATCAAGTTGCACAACTACGCCAATCTGGACTACATCTACGGCACGCTGTCGAACTCCGACGGCGAATACCCCGTCGACTACCCCGCCTTCGCCGCCTCACCCACCGAGTTCACCGTGGTCGCCTGCGACGCCCGCAATGGCTACGCGCGCTATTTCGACAAGTCCGATGTACACCAGGACAATTACGACGTCATGAAGGCCTCCAGCGCGGTGCCAGTGGCCTGCGAACCATATGTCGTCGACGGAATCCCGTATTTCGACGGCGGCATCGCCGATCCGATCCCCGTCCAACTGGCGGCGGACGAAGGTTACGACCGCATCGTGCTCATCCTCACGCATCAGCGCGATTTCGTGCGCGAAGGCAAGAAGGACGCGGCGCCCGCCGCGCTGCTGAAGCGCTCCTACCCCGCCGCCGCGGAACGGCTCAAGAACCGCTACCGCACCTATAACGAGGAGATGGAAGTGGCCGAGAAGCTCGCCGCCGACGGCCAAGTGCTGATCCTCGCCCCCGACGACCTGTGCGGGCTAGACACCCTGAGCAAGAACCCCGAAGGGCTGGAAGAGATGTACCAGAAGGGGCTTGACGCGGCCGAGGCCGTGCCGGAGTTCCTCGCAAACTGA
- the murI gene encoding glutamate racemase, whose product MASNAPIGVFDSGLGGISVVREITRQMPNERIIYFGDSANAPYGTKTPEEVRKLSFDIVERFIKIGVKAIVIACNTATSAAVNDLRATYDLPIISMEPALKVACDRGHGKPQRVIVAATPLTLREKKFTALMNRFSATNTIYRQPCPDLVEIVEHDQLEDHDLVMRTLHRYFDGYDLGSIDSVVLGCTHFVFYRDYFRELLPDSTAIIDGNEGTARHLHDLLAASDELAETDAQGGVTLKNSDPSERMAALAAKRLNA is encoded by the coding sequence ATGGCTAGCAACGCTCCCATAGGCGTGTTCGATTCGGGGCTGGGCGGCATCTCGGTGGTGCGCGAGATCACCAGGCAAATGCCGAACGAACGCATCATCTATTTCGGAGATTCGGCCAACGCCCCCTACGGCACCAAAACCCCGGAAGAGGTGCGCAAGCTCTCCTTCGACATCGTCGAGCGGTTCATCAAGATTGGCGTCAAAGCCATCGTCATCGCCTGCAACACCGCCACTTCCGCCGCCGTCAACGACCTGCGCGCGACTTACGACCTGCCCATCATCAGCATGGAACCGGCACTCAAAGTCGCCTGTGATCGTGGACACGGCAAGCCGCAACGCGTCATCGTCGCCGCCACGCCGCTGACGTTGCGCGAGAAGAAGTTCACCGCGCTCATGAACCGTTTCAGCGCCACCAACACCATCTACCGCCAGCCTTGCCCTGATTTGGTGGAAATCGTGGAGCACGACCAGCTTGAGGACCACGACCTCGTCATGCGCACGCTGCACCGTTATTTCGACGGTTACGATCTTGGATCCATCGACTCGGTGGTGCTCGGCTGCACGCATTTCGTCTTCTACCGCGACTATTTCCGCGAGCTGCTCCCCGACTCCACCGCCATCATCGACGGCAACGAGGGCACCGCCCGACACCTGCACGACCTGCTCGCCGCCTCCGACGAGCTCGCCGAGACGGACGCCCAAGGCGGCGTGACACTGAAAAATTCCGACCCCAGCGAACGCATGGCCGCCCTAGCCGCCAAGCGTCTCAATGCGTAA
- a CDS encoding vitamin K epoxide reductase family protein, with translation MSTRHSVDAVRNLERQEAVTTGNQPLLSDDQPIPSSNSREPKGFFHECVWNYGVMLVGAIVGLFASFMLAADTLKLARNPNKALGCDVNAVLSCSDVAKSWQAEIIRFGDLRFPNAFFGIAAYSVFITIAVIGMCNVKVPRWFATCTWFGGLFAIAYAYWLMSQSMFVIKALCPWCMTTMFATTVMFMGLSHATVTVQKIPRKRKALNTYYRMRYDWMVDVVWIVAVIALIFVKEGAAIFA, from the coding sequence ATGTCGACCAGACACAGCGTTGACGCGGTAAGGAATCTTGAACGGCAAGAGGCGGTGACAACCGGTAACCAACCTCTTCTTTCAGACGACCAGCCCATCCCCTCCAGCAACAGCCGCGAGCCCAAGGGCTTCTTCCACGAGTGCGTCTGGAACTACGGCGTGATGCTCGTCGGCGCGATCGTCGGCCTTTTCGCCTCGTTCATGCTCGCCGCGGACACCCTGAAACTCGCCCGCAACCCCAACAAAGCCCTGGGCTGCGACGTCAACGCCGTGCTCTCCTGCTCCGACGTGGCGAAATCCTGGCAGGCCGAGATCATCCGCTTCGGCGACCTGCGTTTCCCTAACGCGTTCTTCGGCATCGCCGCCTATTCCGTGTTCATCACCATCGCCGTCATCGGGATGTGCAACGTCAAGGTGCCGCGCTGGTTCGCCACCTGCACCTGGTTCGGCGGCCTGTTCGCCATCGCCTACGCCTACTGGCTGATGAGCCAGTCCATGTTCGTCATCAAGGCGCTTTGCCCTTGGTGCATGACCACGATGTTCGCCACCACCGTCATGTTCATGGGGCTGAGTCACGCCACGGTGACGGTGCAGAAAATTCCGCGCAAACGCAAGGCGCTCAACACCTACTACCGCATGCGTTACGACTGGATGGTCGACGTCGTCTGGATCGTCGCCGTCATCGCGCTGATCTTCGTCAAAGAGGGCGCCGCGATTTTCGCGTAG
- a CDS encoding DUF3107 domain-containing protein encodes MDVELGVQNVARPINFTTDESAEKISKKIAQAVAIHEPIDLVDDKDRHIVVPAGALGYAIVGSETKHAVGFGAL; translated from the coding sequence ATGGACGTCGAACTCGGAGTTCAGAACGTGGCAAGGCCAATCAATTTCACCACCGATGAAAGCGCCGAAAAGATCAGCAAGAAAATCGCGCAGGCGGTGGCCATTCACGAACCGATCGATCTGGTCGACGACAAGGACCGCCATATCGTGGTGCCGGCCGGAGCGCTGGGCTATGCCATCGTGGGTTCGGAAACCAAGCACGCCGTAGGCTTTGGCGCCCTCTAA
- a CDS encoding DUF3052 domain-containing protein, giving the protein MGRVNETASKNAEEFGFHAGDIVQEWLWDDDVSESIREKIMDLTGQDLVDEDYDSAVDGVIIWWRDGDDEDALADTIVDAYSVIGEDGPLWILTPKPGRPGAAASNTVQSAAKTAGMNAAMPLTVSDDWNGIRLRAFGKGR; this is encoded by the coding sequence ATTGGAAGGGTGAATGAAACGGCATCAAAAAACGCTGAAGAGTTCGGTTTTCACGCAGGCGACATCGTGCAGGAATGGCTGTGGGATGACGATGTGAGTGAATCCATCCGAGAGAAGATCATGGATCTGACCGGCCAGGACCTGGTCGATGAGGATTATGATTCGGCGGTGGATGGCGTCATCATCTGGTGGCGTGACGGCGACGACGAAGACGCTTTGGCCGATACCATCGTGGACGCTTACAGCGTCATCGGCGAGGATGGGCCACTTTGGATCCTGACACCGAAGCCTGGGCGCCCGGGTGCCGCGGCTTCCAACACGGTGCAATCCGCCGCGAAGACCGCTGGCATGAACGCGGCTATGCCGTTGACTGTTTCGGATGACTGGAACGGCATCCGTTTGCGTGCGTTTGGCAAGGGTCGTTAA
- a CDS encoding WXG100 family type VII secretion target: protein MAGEILITPDTMRQRASQYRTESSNVANVISSMDNLVTTLESEWKGSASESYRDRYQQLRPSFVQAKDLIDEIAQALDHTAQTLEETDQSIASGFRG, encoded by the coding sequence ATGGCAGGAGAAATTCTTATTACGCCCGATACGATGCGGCAGCGGGCCAGCCAATACAGGACCGAGTCTTCAAATGTTGCGAACGTGATTTCCAGCATGGACAATTTGGTGACAACGCTGGAATCCGAGTGGAAGGGTTCTGCGAGTGAGTCCTATAGGGATCGCTACCAGCAGTTGCGTCCAAGTTTCGTACAGGCGAAAGATCTCATCGATGAGATCGCCCAAGCGCTTGACCACACCGCTCAGACGCTTGAGGAAACGGATCAGTCCATCGCCAGCGGTTTCCGCGGCTGA
- a CDS encoding PHP domain-containing protein: protein MVSDEYNDCTPGTGWDLHCHTVFSDGTETPAQLVALASSLGLHGVAITDHDTTAGWADARQTAQAQGFPLLRGSEITAQDDHVSVHMLAYQYDPENAGIVELFASTRAARVTRAKQMVSRLAKDFPISWDDVLRQAKKGDETTVGRPHMADALVAAGVYRTRSEAFAGAIASSSKYYIPTPSPTALRVVEVVKEAGGVSVVAHPADYSRNKVLLSDDQIRRLVRAGLGGLEVWHRGNSPEARRHLLGLAQELDLLVTGGSDWHGAGKPNKLGENLTRDDVVAEIVRRGAIKLVS, encoded by the coding sequence ATGGTGAGCGACGAATATAACGATTGTACCCCGGGCACTGGTTGGGATCTTCACTGCCATACGGTTTTTTCTGATGGCACCGAAACTCCCGCACAGCTGGTCGCGCTCGCCTCGTCACTGGGCCTTCACGGCGTGGCCATCACCGACCACGACACCACTGCCGGCTGGGCTGATGCGCGGCAAACCGCACAAGCGCAAGGGTTTCCGTTGCTGAGAGGTAGTGAGATTACTGCCCAGGACGACCATGTCTCCGTGCACATGCTGGCCTACCAATATGACCCGGAAAACGCTGGAATTGTCGAATTGTTCGCCTCCACGAGGGCCGCGCGCGTCACCCGGGCCAAACAGATGGTTTCGCGATTGGCAAAGGACTTCCCAATCAGCTGGGACGATGTGCTTCGGCAGGCCAAAAAAGGCGACGAGACCACGGTCGGCCGTCCGCATATGGCCGACGCCTTGGTGGCCGCGGGTGTCTACCGCACACGTTCGGAGGCGTTCGCTGGAGCCATCGCCTCCTCCAGTAAGTATTACATTCCTACTCCTTCGCCGACCGCCTTGCGGGTGGTCGAAGTGGTGAAAGAGGCGGGAGGGGTGAGCGTGGTCGCGCATCCCGCCGATTACAGCCGCAACAAGGTGCTGCTTTCCGATGATCAGATCAGGAGGCTGGTCAGGGCCGGGCTTGGTGGGCTGGAGGTCTGGCATCGCGGCAATAGCCCCGAGGCGCGGCGGCATTTGCTGGGTCTTGCGCAGGAGCTGGATCTTTTGGTCACCGGTGGATCGGACTGGCATGGCGCTGGCAAGCCAAACAAACTGGGGGAGAACCTCACGCGAGACGATGTCGTGGCCGAGATTGTGCGGCGAGGTGCCATCAAGCTGGTGTCGTAA
- the glyA gene encoding serine hydroxymethyltransferase, with protein sequence MAEPFKADTSNPAVVQSSSDVFNAPIAQADPEISSLINDELKRQQNGLEMIASENFVPRAVLDAQGSVLTNKYAEGYPGRRYYGGCEFVDGIETIARNRAKELFGAEFANVQPHSGAQANAAVYQALIKPGDTVLGLALDHGGHLTHGTKMNFSGKFYHAESYGVNPDTFLIDPEIIRQRALEVHPQLIIGGWSAYPRIEDFAAMKEIADEVGAKFWVDMAHFAGMVAAKLHPSPVPYADVVSSTAHKTLGGPRSGFILAKKEYGKKINSAVFPGQQGGPLMHIIAAKAVAFKVAGTEDFKHRMERTLEGAKILADRLNADDVKAQGITVLTGGTDVHLVMVDLRNSEMDGLTGENLLAQCGITVNRNTVPFDPRPASVASGLRIGTSALATRGFAAPQYEEVADIIGTALAQGKDADVEALHARVTKLTEDFPLYPGL encoded by the coding sequence ATGGCTGAACCATTCAAAGCCGACACATCCAACCCTGCAGTGGTGCAGAGTTCGTCGGACGTGTTCAACGCGCCCATCGCTCAAGCGGACCCCGAAATCTCGTCGCTGATCAACGATGAGCTCAAGCGCCAGCAGAACGGCCTTGAGATGATCGCCTCCGAAAACTTCGTGCCCCGCGCCGTGCTCGACGCGCAGGGCTCCGTGCTGACCAACAAATATGCGGAAGGCTACCCCGGACGCCGCTACTACGGCGGCTGCGAGTTCGTCGACGGCATCGAGACCATCGCGCGCAACCGCGCCAAGGAACTCTTCGGCGCCGAGTTCGCCAATGTGCAGCCCCATTCGGGCGCACAGGCCAACGCTGCGGTCTATCAAGCGCTGATCAAGCCGGGCGACACCGTCCTCGGGCTCGCGCTCGACCATGGCGGGCACCTGACCCACGGCACCAAGATGAACTTCTCGGGCAAGTTCTACCACGCCGAGTCTTATGGCGTGAACCCCGACACCTTCCTTATCGACCCTGAGATCATCCGCCAACGTGCGCTTGAGGTCCACCCGCAGCTCATCATCGGCGGCTGGAGCGCCTACCCGCGCATCGAGGACTTTGCGGCGATGAAAGAAATCGCCGATGAGGTCGGCGCGAAGTTCTGGGTCGACATGGCCCACTTCGCCGGCATGGTCGCCGCCAAGCTGCATCCGAGCCCGGTCCCCTACGCCGACGTGGTCTCCTCGACCGCGCACAAGACGCTGGGCGGGCCGCGTTCCGGCTTCATCCTGGCCAAGAAGGAGTACGGCAAGAAGATTAATTCCGCCGTCTTCCCCGGCCAGCAGGGCGGGCCGCTGATGCACATCATCGCCGCGAAGGCCGTGGCCTTCAAGGTCGCCGGAACCGAGGACTTCAAGCACCGCATGGAGCGCACGCTCGAGGGCGCGAAGATCCTCGCCGACCGCCTCAACGCCGACGACGTCAAAGCCCAGGGCATCACCGTCCTGACCGGCGGCACCGACGTGCATCTGGTCATGGTCGATCTGCGCAACAGCGAAATGGACGGTCTGACCGGCGAGAACCTGCTGGCGCAGTGCGGCATCACCGTCAATCGCAACACCGTGCCGTTCGACCCGCGCCCGGCCTCCGTGGCCTCCGGCCTGCGCATCGGCACCTCGGCTCTGGCCACCCGCGGTTTCGCAGCCCCACAGTACGAGGAGGTCGCCGACATCATCGGCACCGCACTGGCCCAAGGCAAAGACGCGGATGTGGAGGCGTTGCACGCCCGCGTCACCAAGCTGACCGAGGACTTCCCGCTCTATCCGGGCCTGTAA
- a CDS encoding zinc-dependent metalloprotease has product MDENAIHQWLIDCFGQIQGDMAFQQLSALPDAVKDQLMGQDPSKLPKPSEVKALMNAFASSGLNTMGDMQQSADQGPVNVKLATSLALAIANDEGSEQTVTASEGEAVRRAMSEANLWLDTACDIDPAPGEPQVFTRADWVNATVDSWAKFASPVEESMGNALSSVISERFGDAFDGGEIAGIFAGPVPVPIPDNMKDPANLIKILGNTAFSTQLGHAAGQLSHEVRGSFDQGIALQKNPAGALIAQNSIEYAKTLEIDQSEVLAFLALEEEAHARLFAHVPWLMPRFEALIGKYARGINIDLDAMEEQLREATSMDPDSISGAVDLTKVGIADTPEQKEALESLETLLALVEGWVDAVTWKAGMAHIPHIEQLREMVRRERAVGGPAERTFESLLGMELRPKCMREAADIWEKIGAEQGDKARDEMWSHPDLLPKLPDADGDKAKVTSAETNVSDSNTNPDANITAPTTDGSDTTGSKPSIDWDAELEKLLDAQGDEGDADDANHTGTANNDAADNSGDNGNSSPKPDNQKKPDGDHPSDETGDGKPNDGDAPQA; this is encoded by the coding sequence ATGGACGAAAACGCGATTCACCAATGGCTGATCGATTGCTTCGGTCAGATTCAGGGCGACATGGCCTTCCAGCAGCTGAGCGCCCTGCCTGACGCCGTCAAGGACCAGCTCATGGGCCAGGATCCGTCCAAGCTGCCCAAGCCCTCCGAGGTGAAGGCGCTGATGAACGCGTTCGCCTCCAGCGGGCTCAACACGATGGGCGACATGCAGCAGAGCGCCGACCAGGGGCCGGTCAACGTGAAGCTGGCGACCTCCCTGGCACTGGCCATCGCCAACGACGAGGGCAGCGAACAGACCGTCACCGCCTCCGAAGGCGAGGCCGTACGGCGGGCGATGAGCGAGGCGAACCTTTGGCTCGACACCGCCTGCGACATCGACCCGGCCCCCGGCGAGCCACAGGTCTTCACCCGCGCCGATTGGGTCAACGCGACCGTCGATTCCTGGGCGAAATTCGCCAGCCCGGTAGAGGAATCCATGGGCAACGCGCTTTCCAGCGTGATTTCCGAACGTTTCGGCGACGCCTTCGACGGCGGCGAGATCGCCGGCATCTTCGCCGGCCCGGTCCCCGTGCCGATTCCCGACAACATGAAGGACCCGGCCAACCTCATCAAGATTTTGGGCAACACGGCGTTCTCGACGCAACTCGGGCACGCGGCGGGCCAGCTTTCGCACGAGGTGCGCGGCAGCTTCGACCAAGGCATCGCGTTGCAGAAGAACCCTGCCGGCGCGCTGATCGCGCAGAACTCCATCGAATACGCCAAGACGCTGGAGATCGACCAGTCCGAAGTGCTGGCGTTCCTGGCGCTTGAGGAAGAGGCGCACGCCCGCCTCTTCGCGCACGTGCCGTGGCTTATGCCGCGTTTCGAGGCGCTGATCGGCAAATACGCGCGTGGCATCAACATCGATCTGGACGCCATGGAGGAGCAGCTGCGCGAGGCCACCTCGATGGATCCCGACTCAATCTCCGGCGCCGTCGACTTGACCAAGGTCGGCATAGCGGACACCCCGGAGCAGAAGGAAGCACTTGAAAGCCTCGAGACGTTGTTGGCGCTGGTCGAGGGCTGGGTCGACGCGGTGACGTGGAAGGCCGGCATGGCCCATATCCCGCATATCGAGCAACTGCGTGAGATGGTGCGCCGCGAGCGTGCCGTCGGCGGACCCGCGGAACGCACCTTCGAAAGCCTGCTGGGCATGGAATTGCGCCCCAAGTGCATGCGCGAGGCGGCCGACATCTGGGAGAAGATCGGCGCCGAACAGGGCGACAAGGCCCGCGACGAGATGTGGTCACACCCCGATCTGCTGCCGAAGCTGCCTGATGCCGATGGTGACAAGGCTAAGGTCACCAGTGCGGAGACCAACGTCTCAGATAGTAATACAAATCCTGATGCCAACATCACGGCCCCGACCACCGATGGCAGCGACACCACAGGTTCCAAGCCCAGCATCGACTGGGACGCCGAGCTCGAGAAACTGCTCGATGCCCAAGGCGATGAAGGCGACGCCGATGATGCTAACCATACCGGCACTGCCAATAATGACGCTGCCGATAACAGCGGAGACAATGGGAACAGCTCTCCAAAGCCGGACAATCAGAAGAAGCCCGACGGCGATCATCCATCGGATGAGACCGGCGACGGCAAGCCAAACGACGGGGATGCTCCCCAAGCCTGA